From the genome of Yersinia enterocolitica, one region includes:
- a CDS encoding acyl carrier protein, with protein MELLSCEIKQLIIDALNLEGMSVDDIDSQAALFGDGLGLDSIDALELGLALKNRYSVVLSAESEDMRQHFYSVETLAKFISQQRN; from the coding sequence ATGGAATTACTAAGTTGTGAGATTAAACAGCTAATTATTGATGCCCTAAATCTGGAAGGTATGTCGGTGGATGATATTGACTCACAGGCTGCATTATTTGGTGACGGTTTAGGCTTAGATTCAATCGATGCGCTAGAACTGGGATTAGCACTCAAAAACCGATATAGCGTTGTACTCTCTGCTGAGAGTGAAGATATGCGTCAGCACTTTTATTCGGTAGAAACGCTCGCGAAATTTATTTCTCAACAGCGTAACTAA
- a CDS encoding hydroxymyristoyl-ACP dehydratase, which produces MMLPVVVSQQITGDHFASIDLLLPADLLWFSGHFPTCSILPGVAQINWVMHYANQLLGPLPVVRSIDVVKFQRPLMPDDEVTLVLNWQRTNHKLMFKYLVHGEITASSGKISLCQ; this is translated from the coding sequence ATGATGTTGCCCGTCGTCGTCAGTCAGCAAATAACAGGTGATCACTTTGCCAGCATCGATCTCTTATTACCTGCTGATTTACTGTGGTTTAGTGGTCATTTCCCCACCTGTTCAATATTGCCCGGCGTCGCACAAATCAATTGGGTTATGCACTACGCCAATCAGTTACTGGGTCCGTTGCCGGTCGTGAGAAGTATCGATGTCGTAAAATTCCAGCGGCCACTGATGCCTGATGATGAAGTCACTCTCGTACTTAATTGGCAACGAACAAATCATAAACTGATGTTTAAGTACCTTGTCCATGGCGAAATAACTGCCAGTAGTGGAAAAATATCTCTATGTCAGTAA
- the metN gene encoding D-methionine ABC transporter, ATP-binding protein — MIKLSHISKVFQQGSHTITALTDVSLHVPAGQIYGVIGASGAGKSTLIRCANMLERPTSGQVLVDGQDLTTLSEGELTRARRQIGMIFQHFNLLSSRTVYGNIALPLELDNTSRADIKKRVTELLDLVGLADKQDAYPANLSGGQKQRVAIARALASNPKVLLCDEATSALDPATTRSILELLKDINRRLGLTILLITHEMDVVKRICDQVAVISEGKLIEKDSVSEVFSHPKTPLAQQFIQSTLHLDIPEDYAQRMTQEPTADRVPLLKLEFTGQSVDAPLISQAVRRFNIDIGILSSQMDYAGGVKFGVMLAELHGDDQDGLAAIKFLQDHHVKVEVLGYV; from the coding sequence ATGATTAAACTTTCTCACATCAGCAAAGTGTTCCAACAGGGTTCGCACACTATTACCGCACTTACAGACGTGAGTCTACACGTCCCTGCTGGACAAATTTATGGCGTTATCGGTGCATCAGGTGCGGGTAAAAGTACACTGATTCGCTGTGCCAATATGTTAGAGCGCCCTACCAGCGGCCAGGTTCTGGTTGATGGGCAAGATCTGACAACCTTATCTGAAGGTGAACTGACGCGCGCGCGTCGTCAAATCGGCATGATTTTTCAGCATTTCAATTTACTGTCATCTCGCACGGTGTATGGCAATATTGCGTTGCCTCTTGAGCTGGATAACACGTCACGCGCAGATATAAAGAAGAGAGTTACCGAACTGTTGGATCTGGTCGGTTTAGCGGATAAGCAAGATGCTTACCCGGCTAACTTGTCGGGCGGTCAGAAGCAGCGTGTTGCTATCGCGCGTGCTTTAGCCAGTAATCCAAAAGTCTTGTTGTGCGATGAAGCCACCAGCGCATTAGACCCGGCAACCACTCGTTCGATTCTGGAGCTACTTAAGGACATTAATCGTCGTCTGGGGCTGACTATTTTGCTTATTACTCATGAAATGGATGTGGTGAAACGCATCTGTGATCAGGTTGCTGTAATAAGTGAAGGCAAATTGATTGAGAAAGACAGTGTCAGTGAAGTGTTCTCGCATCCGAAAACTCCGCTGGCGCAACAATTTATCCAATCAACACTCCATTTGGATATTCCAGAAGATTACGCCCAGCGTATGACGCAGGAACCAACTGCAGATCGCGTTCCACTGCTGAAATTGGAGTTCACCGGTCAGTCCGTTGACGCACCACTCATTTCACAAGCGGTGCGCCGTTTCAATATTGATATCGGGATTCTCAGTTCGCAGATGGATTATGCCGGTGGCGTTAAGTTTGGTGTCATGTTAGCAGAGCTGCATGGCGACGATCAGGATGGCCTCGCTGCCATCAAGTTTTTGCAAGATCATCATGTAAAAGTAGAGGTTCTGGGTTATGTCTGA
- the metQ gene encoding methionine ABC transporter substrate-binding protein MetQ, giving the protein MSLKFKSIAAVSALIGTLALVGCGPAEKDPNHIKVGVIVGAEQQVAEVAQKVAKDKYGLDVELVTFNDYVLPNEALSKGDIDLNAFQHKPYLDQQIKDRGYKLVSVGNSFVYPIAGYSKKIKSLEELQPGSQVALPNDPTNLGRSLLLLQKVGLIKLKDGVGLLPTVLDVVENPKNLKLVELEAPQLPRSLDDQQIALAIINTTYASQIGLTPAKDGLFVEDKESPYVNLIVAREDNKDAENVKKFVQAYQSDEVYDAANKAFNGGAVKGW; this is encoded by the coding sequence ATGTCTTTAAAATTCAAATCTATCGCGGCAGTCAGTGCACTGATTGGTACCTTAGCTCTGGTGGGTTGCGGCCCGGCAGAGAAAGATCCAAACCACATTAAAGTTGGTGTCATTGTGGGTGCCGAGCAACAAGTTGCTGAAGTTGCTCAAAAAGTGGCAAAAGATAAATATGGTCTGGATGTTGAACTGGTTACCTTTAACGACTATGTATTGCCAAACGAAGCATTGAGCAAAGGTGATATTGACCTGAATGCCTTCCAGCACAAGCCTTATCTGGATCAGCAAATTAAAGATCGTGGCTACAAGTTAGTGTCTGTGGGTAACTCATTCGTTTATCCAATTGCTGGTTACTCTAAGAAAATCAAGTCATTGGAAGAGTTACAACCGGGTTCTCAGGTCGCACTGCCAAATGACCCGACCAATCTGGGCCGTTCTCTGTTGCTGCTGCAAAAAGTGGGGCTGATTAAACTGAAAGACGGCGTTGGTCTGCTGCCAACCGTGTTGGATGTGGTTGAGAATCCTAAAAACCTGAAACTGGTTGAACTGGAAGCCCCTCAGTTACCACGTTCTTTGGATGACCAACAAATCGCCTTGGCGATTATCAATACCACCTACGCCAGCCAGATTGGCTTAACACCTGCTAAAGATGGCTTATTCGTGGAAGATAAAGAGTCACCTTACGTCAATCTGATCGTAGCCCGCGAAGACAATAAAGATGCGGAAAACGTGAAGAAATTCGTTCAGGCATATCAGTCTGATGAAGTTTACGATGCAGCAAACAAAGCATTCAACGGTGGTGCAGTAAAAGGCTGGTAA
- a CDS encoding AMP-binding protein has translation MDNQEKGSTAVNLPMANWLDHSRDDDQVIAMCGAKTITLSQFRCDVTYLFNKINFLPNQRWALCFENSYWFTVALLATLYCQKTPVIFGHAREAVLKEQLHEFDGLLTDQLLNLACPSVIVASHASSETAYHPLPDWPSAASLILFTSGSTGAPKAVVKSVASLDTESHWLAVQWGGRFDRKNNPLIVASVSHQHLYGLTFRIFLPLSLGIPFQAELIGYHEQLQSLPESCSPIFISSPAFLKRMDTKLSPILCRQIFSAGGPLSYQDAQSTLNTLGTLPTEIYGATETGVIAYRHQSAPEQAWQFFSGVSLDINSDNTFTVYSALIPESTGIPMSDIIELSDNRQRFYLLGRKDRIVKIEEKRVSLTEIEQRLMSLPEIADATVLVLSQNERVNIAAVVVLTDTGKEQLAAESLRSFTQSLRNTLRHWLEPVSVPRRLRVIDVIPLNPQGKRDYARLQELFL, from the coding sequence ATGGATAATCAGGAAAAGGGTTCAACAGCAGTAAATCTACCCATGGCGAATTGGTTGGATCATTCTCGGGATGATGACCAGGTTATCGCCATGTGTGGCGCAAAGACCATAACCTTGAGTCAATTCAGGTGCGATGTTACCTATCTATTTAATAAAATTAATTTTTTACCCAATCAGCGCTGGGCATTATGTTTTGAAAATAGCTATTGGTTTACTGTTGCGCTGCTGGCTACGCTGTATTGCCAAAAAACGCCGGTAATTTTCGGCCATGCACGTGAGGCCGTTCTCAAAGAGCAATTGCATGAGTTTGATGGCCTGCTGACGGATCAATTACTGAATCTTGCCTGTCCAAGCGTTATAGTCGCAAGCCATGCCTCTAGTGAGACTGCCTATCATCCATTACCTGATTGGCCTTCTGCTGCGTCATTAATCCTCTTCACCTCGGGTTCTACGGGGGCTCCAAAAGCAGTCGTTAAATCTGTTGCGAGTTTGGATACCGAAAGCCATTGGCTGGCTGTTCAATGGGGAGGGCGCTTTGATAGAAAGAATAACCCATTAATTGTTGCGTCGGTGTCTCATCAACATTTATACGGGCTGACTTTTCGTATCTTTTTACCCCTCTCGCTGGGTATTCCCTTTCAGGCTGAGTTGATTGGTTATCATGAACAACTTCAGTCACTACCTGAATCTTGCTCACCAATATTTATTAGCAGTCCGGCATTTCTAAAGCGCATGGATACAAAATTGTCGCCGATTTTGTGTCGACAGATATTTTCCGCGGGCGGGCCGCTCAGTTATCAGGATGCGCAATCTACTTTAAATACACTGGGTACATTGCCAACAGAGATTTATGGTGCCACTGAAACCGGTGTTATTGCTTATCGCCACCAATCAGCACCTGAACAAGCATGGCAGTTTTTCTCCGGTGTCAGTTTGGACATCAACAGCGACAATACTTTCACTGTTTACTCTGCCTTGATACCTGAATCAACAGGTATACCAATGAGCGATATTATAGAGCTATCCGATAACCGGCAGCGTTTTTATCTGCTGGGGCGTAAAGATCGAATAGTTAAAATAGAAGAGAAGCGTGTTTCACTCACAGAGATAGAACAGCGCTTAATGTCACTTCCTGAAATTGCAGATGCGACGGTATTGGTCTTAAGCCAAAACGAAAGAGTGAACATTGCTGCTGTTGTGGTATTGACCGACACAGGTAAAGAGCAACTTGCAGCAGAATCATTGAGGTCTTTTACTCAAAGCTTACGCAATACTTTGCGCCACTGGCTTGAGCCGGTCTCTGTTCCTCGTCGTTTACGTGTGATTGATGTTATCCCGCTGAATCCACAAGGGAAGCGTGATTATGCCCGCTTACAGGAGCTATTCTTATGA
- a CDS encoding D-glycero-beta-D-manno-heptose-1,7-bisphosphate 7-phosphatase: MTQPVPAIFLDRDGTINVDHGYVHEIDNFQFIDGVIDACRELKEMGFALVLVTNQSGIARGMFTEEQFVSLTEWMDWSLADRGVDLDGIYFCPHHPDGSVAEFSETCECRKPLPGMLLQAQSELNIDMASSYMVGDKIEDMQAALAANVGTKVLVRTGKPVSAEGEALADWVLNSLADLPKAIKTRHK; encoded by the coding sequence GTGACTCAGCCCGTCCCCGCAATATTTTTAGATCGTGATGGTACAATTAATGTTGATCACGGTTATGTCCACGAAATTGATAACTTCCAGTTTATAGACGGTGTTATTGATGCTTGTCGTGAATTGAAAGAAATGGGTTTCGCTTTGGTATTGGTAACCAATCAATCAGGTATTGCACGCGGTATGTTTACCGAAGAGCAATTTGTAAGTCTCACCGAGTGGATGGATTGGTCTCTGGCTGACCGTGGTGTTGACCTGGACGGCATCTACTTCTGTCCGCATCACCCCGATGGCAGTGTAGCGGAGTTCAGTGAAACATGTGAATGCCGTAAACCGCTGCCTGGCATGTTACTGCAAGCACAAAGCGAATTGAACATTGATATGGCTTCTTCTTATATGGTTGGTGACAAAATTGAAGATATGCAGGCAGCATTAGCGGCTAATGTCGGCACTAAAGTGTTAGTTCGCACTGGTAAGCCTGTTAGCGCAGAAGGAGAGGCGCTAGCTGATTGGGTGCTAAATAGTCTGGCTGACCTGCCAAAAGCGATAAAAACGCGTCATAAGTAG
- a CDS encoding D-methionine ABC transporter permease MetI (part of the MetNIQ methionine uptake system), with protein sequence MSEAMMWLMGRGVWETLMMTFVSGFFGFVLGLPVGVLLYVTRPGQIIANNKIYRTLSGVVNIFRSIPFIILLVWMIPFTRMIVGTSIGLQAAIVPLTVGAAPFIARMVENALLEIPSGLVEAARAMGATPMQIIKKVLLPEALPGLVNAATITLITLVGYSAMGGAVGAGGLGQIGYQYGYIGYNATVMNTVLVLLVILVYLIQFSGDRIVKAVTHK encoded by the coding sequence ATGTCTGAGGCAATGATGTGGTTAATGGGCCGAGGCGTCTGGGAAACTCTAATGATGACTTTTGTGTCTGGTTTCTTTGGCTTTGTGCTAGGGCTACCGGTTGGGGTGCTGCTGTATGTCACCCGCCCAGGGCAAATTATCGCTAACAATAAGATTTACCGCACCCTGTCTGGAGTTGTGAATATTTTCCGTTCCATACCTTTTATTATCTTATTGGTGTGGATGATTCCATTCACTCGAATGATTGTCGGTACATCGATTGGGTTACAGGCGGCGATTGTGCCACTAACGGTCGGTGCAGCCCCCTTTATTGCTCGTATGGTGGAGAATGCCCTACTAGAGATTCCATCTGGTTTGGTTGAGGCTGCCCGTGCGATGGGAGCGACCCCAATGCAAATTATTAAAAAGGTGTTGTTGCCCGAAGCCCTACCCGGCTTGGTGAATGCCGCCACTATTACATTAATTACCCTGGTCGGTTATTCCGCGATGGGTGGTGCAGTCGGTGCCGGTGGCTTAGGCCAGATCGGTTATCAGTATGGTTACATTGGCTATAACGCCACGGTAATGAATACTGTATTAGTATTATTAGTAATTTTGGTTTACCTGATTCAGTTCAGTGGCGATCGGATCGTAAAAGCCGTTACCCACAAATAG
- a CDS encoding Rcs stress response system protein RcsF: MRALPLCLLALSLTGCSMLQSKPSTTESPVKQPPPVTKPSPTAAPRPAPVKLYKSAEELVGKPFRDLGEVSGESCQSTVQDSPASIATARKRMQTRASYMKANAVLLHGCEIQSGVPGCYQQAVCQGSALNVSSK, encoded by the coding sequence ATGCGTGCGTTACCTCTGTGTCTGTTAGCACTTTCGCTAACTGGATGCTCCATGCTTCAATCAAAGCCATCCACCACAGAAAGTCCGGTTAAGCAACCACCTCCGGTGACTAAACCCAGCCCAACGGCAGCCCCTCGTCCGGCACCAGTAAAACTTTATAAAAGTGCTGAAGAACTTGTTGGCAAGCCTTTCCGCGACTTAGGCGAAGTATCCGGTGAGTCTTGCCAATCTACCGTTCAGGACTCTCCAGCCAGTATCGCCACCGCCCGTAAGAGAATGCAGACCCGTGCTTCTTATATGAAAGCCAATGCGGTGCTGCTACACGGATGTGAAATACAAAGTGGCGTTCCTGGCTGCTATCAACAAGCGGTGTGCCAAGGTTCTGCACTGAACGTTTCATCAAAATGA
- a CDS encoding DNA gyrase subunit B, whose protein sequence is MTANQRNLFIGRLTVLLKILTVIALTAYPLAVWFGLSRWGMQVLAPILLLMFTLRLFAVRSKIKQQLWLGKALALAGIILSLASWGLGKAQWLLFYPVAVNIILLVLFSYSLFRPPPIIERLARLSEPELSSRAVAYTRKVTQVWCGFFAVNGTIALATCLYGNMHIWALYNGGLSYLLIGSLMGLEWIIRKRVQQQ, encoded by the coding sequence GTGACAGCTAATCAGCGTAATTTATTCATTGGTCGCCTGACTGTTTTGCTCAAAATCCTCACCGTTATTGCACTTACAGCCTACCCACTGGCGGTATGGTTTGGTTTATCGCGCTGGGGAATGCAGGTATTAGCGCCAATATTGTTATTAATGTTTACATTGCGCCTCTTTGCCGTGCGCAGCAAAATTAAGCAACAACTTTGGTTAGGTAAAGCGCTGGCGCTTGCTGGCATTATTCTGTCTTTGGCAAGCTGGGGTTTAGGCAAGGCGCAGTGGTTGTTGTTTTATCCTGTCGCGGTAAACATCATTTTACTGGTGCTGTTTTCCTATTCTTTATTTCGCCCCCCACCCATCATTGAAAGATTGGCAAGGCTGTCCGAGCCTGAATTATCTTCCCGAGCGGTGGCTTATACCCGAAAGGTGACACAGGTATGGTGCGGATTTTTTGCAGTAAATGGCACTATTGCTCTGGCGACCTGTTTATACGGCAATATGCATATATGGGCTTTATATAACGGTGGCTTGAGCTATTTACTTATTGGTTCTTTGATGGGTCTGGAATGGATAATCAGGAAAAGGGTTCAACAGCAGTAA
- a CDS encoding SAM-dependent methyltransferase: MVSYYLNYEDVSLRYGYDKDQISALAAITEAQKIAFAPMLFQAALNLRESGILAALDESGKGGITLDELQTHCTLSRYAISILLDMGLSGNILYQQENRFYLGKVGHYLLHDQMTRVNMDFTQDVCYQGLFNLKEALETGKPAGLSVFGEWPTIYPALSELPTAARESWFAFDHFYSDNAFQLALKAIFDLEPKHIYDIGANTGKWALQCAAYDPDVKITLLDLPQQLVLANENVKSKGYSGRISTYPVDLLLADRLPAEADVWWMSQFLDCFSEERIVHILKLIHHAMKPDSYVCIMEIFWDRQQFEAGAFSLNASSLYFTCMANGNSRFYHSDTFYQCLSTAGFYVEKDIDGLGIGHTLLICRKEPA; encoded by the coding sequence ATGGTGAGCTATTACCTGAATTACGAGGACGTAAGCTTGCGCTACGGATATGATAAAGACCAAATTAGTGCTTTGGCGGCAATCACTGAAGCTCAGAAAATAGCTTTTGCCCCTATGCTATTTCAAGCTGCGCTTAACCTGAGAGAGTCAGGAATTTTAGCTGCATTAGATGAATCAGGTAAAGGTGGTATTACACTCGATGAGCTTCAGACTCATTGCACACTAAGCCGATATGCAATCAGCATCCTGCTAGACATGGGGCTTAGCGGTAATATCCTCTACCAACAGGAAAACCGATTTTATCTGGGCAAGGTCGGTCACTACTTATTGCATGATCAAATGACCCGCGTAAATATGGACTTCACTCAGGACGTTTGTTATCAGGGTTTATTCAATCTAAAAGAAGCACTAGAGACAGGAAAGCCAGCCGGATTATCCGTATTTGGTGAATGGCCTACTATTTACCCTGCACTAAGCGAGTTGCCGACTGCCGCACGTGAAAGTTGGTTCGCCTTTGATCATTTTTATTCCGATAATGCCTTTCAGCTTGCGCTAAAAGCTATTTTTGATCTTGAACCAAAACATATATATGACATTGGTGCAAATACTGGGAAGTGGGCTTTACAGTGTGCGGCCTATGACCCTGATGTGAAAATAACATTGCTGGATTTGCCACAACAGTTAGTCTTAGCTAACGAGAACGTCAAAAGCAAAGGCTATAGCGGCCGTATCAGTACATATCCTGTGGATCTGTTATTAGCTGATCGATTGCCAGCAGAAGCAGACGTTTGGTGGATGAGTCAGTTTCTAGACTGCTTTAGTGAAGAACGAATCGTCCATATTCTTAAGCTTATTCATCATGCAATGAAGCCCGATAGTTACGTATGCATCATGGAGATATTTTGGGATAGGCAACAATTTGAAGCTGGTGCATTCAGTTTGAATGCCTCATCTCTTTATTTTACATGTATGGCTAACGGTAATAGCCGTTTTTATCATTCAGATACTTTTTACCAGTGCTTATCTACCGCTGGATTCTACGTTGAGAAAGATATTGATGGTCTTGGTATTGGGCATACATTATTAATTTGCCGTAAAGAACCCGCATAA
- a CDS encoding 1-acyl-sn-glycerol-3-phosphate acyltransferase, with the protein MESVMDSSLAVQTAPQHSSLLNRLWRVAATGFCFALFGLGGLLLSILWFTSLRLIVRSEVVRNQITQQSIRYSFQLFLRIAKFLGVFDYQIENNELFCEDSGCLIVANHPSLLDYVLLAAHMPRCDCIVKEALLNNIFVSGVIKSAGYLVNAESDKLLAHCKARLGRGGSILIFPEGTRTTAGCALNLQRGAANIALHSGCDIRVVYIDCNPPMLTKELKWYNIPPVKPQFNIIVQNKINSNDFIQDSDLSLALAARRLTKHLTCALMPESKRKS; encoded by the coding sequence CTGGAGTCAGTGATGGACAGTTCTCTTGCAGTACAAACTGCACCCCAACATTCTTCTTTGCTAAATCGGTTATGGCGAGTGGCTGCAACCGGTTTTTGTTTTGCACTTTTTGGCCTAGGTGGGCTGTTATTATCTATTCTATGGTTTACCTCTCTGCGCCTAATTGTTCGCTCTGAAGTAGTGCGTAACCAGATCACTCAGCAAAGTATTCGTTATAGTTTTCAACTGTTCTTGCGTATTGCTAAATTTCTGGGTGTTTTTGATTATCAAATAGAAAATAATGAGCTGTTTTGTGAGGACTCGGGGTGTCTGATTGTTGCTAACCATCCTAGCTTATTAGATTATGTGCTGTTGGCAGCACACATGCCAAGATGTGATTGTATTGTCAAAGAAGCGTTGTTAAATAACATATTTGTTTCCGGTGTGATTAAATCCGCAGGATACTTAGTTAATGCTGAATCAGATAAATTATTAGCACACTGTAAAGCGCGTTTAGGCCGAGGAGGAAGTATCCTTATATTTCCTGAAGGGACCAGAACAACCGCAGGTTGTGCACTGAATTTGCAACGAGGAGCGGCGAATATCGCGCTACATAGTGGGTGTGATATTCGCGTAGTATATATTGATTGCAACCCACCAATGCTGACGAAAGAACTAAAATGGTATAATATACCGCCGGTAAAACCTCAATTTAATATTATTGTTCAAAATAAAATCAATAGTAATGACTTTATTCAAGATAGCGATTTATCGTTAGCACTTGCTGCACGACGACTTACTAAACATTTAACCTGTGCATTAATGCCTGAATCTAAGAGAAAGAGTTAA
- a CDS encoding beta-ketoacyl synthase: MAHSLNVLNWRALAPGMESQEHWLAWAQEEALSATWQGDLPKSSHIPMMSARRMSTGSRLAVEAGLSLLEEDTADMAIFTSRHGELERTYKILQSLHQQQNISPTDFAMSVHNTASGWLTIMASNTMPVTSLAAGIDSFQQGIVEAMGMLACGAERVLLVDFDGVMPDFYHSQTSPIGLPYALALVLTTGDDLQCERISKIDVNNSELPQGLSFLRNWLSKKGSFVIQGQHNNWHWSQ; the protein is encoded by the coding sequence GTGGCTCATTCATTGAATGTATTGAACTGGCGTGCTTTGGCTCCTGGTATGGAGTCGCAAGAGCACTGGCTTGCCTGGGCACAGGAGGAGGCACTCTCGGCGACATGGCAAGGGGATTTACCCAAGTCATCGCATATCCCTATGATGTCCGCTAGAAGAATGAGTACAGGCAGCCGACTAGCCGTTGAAGCGGGGCTTTCGTTACTAGAGGAAGACACGGCTGATATGGCGATATTTACCAGTCGCCATGGGGAATTAGAGCGCACTTATAAAATATTGCAATCCCTCCATCAGCAGCAGAATATTTCGCCAACAGATTTTGCTATGTCAGTGCATAATACTGCCTCCGGCTGGTTAACTATCATGGCGAGCAATACCATGCCAGTGACGTCTCTTGCCGCAGGCATAGATAGTTTTCAACAAGGTATAGTCGAAGCTATGGGGATGCTGGCTTGCGGCGCTGAGCGTGTGTTATTGGTCGATTTCGATGGAGTAATGCCTGATTTTTATCATTCTCAGACTTCTCCAATAGGGTTGCCCTATGCCTTGGCATTAGTGTTAACCACCGGCGATGATTTACAGTGTGAACGTATTTCTAAGATTGATGTTAATAATTCTGAATTGCCTCAGGGTCTTAGTTTTTTACGTAATTGGTTGAGCAAAAAGGGTTCTTTCGTTATACAAGGCCAGCATAATAATTGGCACTGGAGTCAGTGA
- a CDS encoding acyl carrier protein (carries the fatty acid chain in fatty acid biosynthesis) has protein sequence MEKQEIYQQITALLVKLFEIDEADIKPESRLYEELELDSIDAVDLVVHLQKVTGKKIMPEMFKSVRTVQDIVDAVDNLLNTKS, from the coding sequence ATGGAAAAACAAGAAATTTATCAGCAAATTACAGCTCTTCTGGTTAAGCTATTTGAAATTGATGAAGCTGACATCAAACCAGAATCACGGCTTTATGAAGAGTTAGAGCTAGACAGTATTGATGCTGTCGATCTGGTTGTACATTTGCAGAAAGTGACGGGTAAAAAAATAATGCCGGAAATGTTCAAATCCGTTCGAACGGTTCAAGATATTGTCGATGCCGTCGATAATTTATTAAACACCAAGTCGTAA